GGCGATCCGCTCGGGGATCAACAGCGTCGGAGTAGGTCAGGCCGAGGCCGCCCGCGCGGTCGGGCTGACGTTCGCGCAGACCCTGTCTCAGGTCGTCCTGCCGCAGGCTGTCCGGTCGGTCATCCCCCCGCTCATCAACGTGCTCGTCGCGCTCACGAAGAACACGTCGGTCGCCGCCGGGTTCGCCGTGGTCGAGCTGACGGGCACCGGCCGACGGCTCTCGCTCGCGAACCCGGGCGACAGCCTGTGGGTCCTCGTCGGCGTCGCCGCGTTCTATCTGCTCATCACCGTCCCGTCCGGCATCGCCGCAGGGGTCGTCGAACGGAAGGTGGCGTTCTCGCGATGAGCTCGATCCTCTACGACTCCCCCGGGCCGGTCAGCCGCCGACGCGAGCTCATCGGATCGATCGTCGGCGGTGCCGTCCTGCTCGCGCTGGTCGGCGCCGGACTGTGGTTCGCTGCGGGGCGCGGCGTCTTCTCGTCGAGCCGATGGGACGTCCTCTACGCACCACCGAAGCGGCAGACCGCGTCCGACGTCTGGCGCTCGTTGCTCGTCGTCGGTCTCGGGGCGACCCTGCGCGCTGCTGTCGTTGCCGCGCCGCTCGCGCTCGCGCTCGGGCTCCTGCTCGCCGTCTGGCGCAGCGCACGTACGCGGTGGCTGCGGTTCCCGGCGGTCGTCACCATCGAGCTGTTCCGCGGCCTGCCCGTGCTGCTCATGATGTTCTTCGGGCTGCTCGGCTTCGGCTGGAGCGCCTTCGCCGCTGTCGTCTTCGGGCTGACCGCCTACAACATGGCCATCATCGCCGAGATCCTCCGGGCCGGTCTCGCGGCTCTGCCCGCGGGCCAGACCGAGGCGGCGTACGCCGTCGGCCTCACGCGCTTCCAGACGCTCTTCTCGATCCTGCTGCCACAAGCCGTGCGCACGATGCTGCCCAGCCTCATCGCCCAGCTCGTCGTCCTGCTCAAGGACTCCTCGCTCGGCTTCATCGTCGGCTACCCCGAGCTGCTGAAGGCCGTGCAGAACAACGCGCAGTACTTCGGCAACGCGTACTACGTCGCCCTGTTCGTCGTCGGTGCCGGCACCTACCTCGCTGTCAACATCTCGTTGTCACGGGTGGCGCTGCGCCTGCAGGGAACAACGGGTCGCACCTCCGCGCCGCCACCTCAGGTCCCGGGTGGGCCGCTGCTCCCCGCCGCGGCGACGCGAGCGCTGCCCGGCCACCCGTAGGTCTCAGCCGGCAGTCGCGCTGGCCCGCAGCTCGCGGACGACCGTCACCTTGATCTCACCGGGGTAGGTCAGGTCGGCCTCGATGTGCTTCGCGATCGCGACGGCCAGCTGCGGGAGGGCGAAGTCGTCCACCTCGGTCGGCTCGACCACGACCCGGACCTCGCGCCCCGCTGACATCGCGAGTGCGCGACGAACCCCCGGATGGGCTGCCACGAGCTGTTCGAGCTTGTCCATGCGCTCGACGTACTGGTCGAGCTCCTCGCGCCGGGCCCCTGGGCGCGCGGCCGACGCTGCGTCAGCCGCCTGCACCAGGACCGCCTCGACGGTGTCCGGCGGTACCTCGTCGTGATGAGAAGCGATCGCGTTCACGACGACCGCTGACTCGCCGAACCGCCGTGCGAGCTCACCACCGACCAGGGCGTGCGTCCCCGGCACGTCGGCGCTCATCGCCTTGCCGATGTCATGGAGGAAGGCCCCGCGACGCGCGACGTCGATGTCGGCTCCGACCTCCGCTGCCATGGCGGCCGCAAGCAGTGCGCTCTCGACCAGGTGCTCGAGGACGTTCTGACCGTAGGACGTCCGCAGGCGCAGTCGACCGATGGTGCGGACGAGCTCGGGGTGCAGGTTGGTGACGCCTGCACGTTCCGCCGCGTCGTGCCCCGCAGCGTCGGTGCGGTCGTCTGCCCCGGCGACCGCGTCGGCGTACGCCGCCTCGATCCGCTGCGGATGGATGCGACCGTCGGCCATGAGCGCCTCGAGTGCCGACTGCGCGATCTCACGACGCTCGGGGTCGAAGCACGAGAGGACCACTGCGTCGGGGGTGTCGTCGATGAGGACGTTCACACCGGTGAGGGCCTCGAACAGCCGGATGTTGCGCCCCTCCTTGCCGATGATCCGCCCCTTCATCTCGTCCGACGGCAGCGGCAGGATCGTCACGGCGGACTGCGAGCTCGTCGCGACGACCGTGCGCTGCACAGCGGTGACGACGATCCGCTTGGCACGCGCGTCGGCTGTCCGACGCGCCTGCACCTCGGCACGCCGCACCTGGGCTGCCCCCGCGTTGACCGCATCGGCCACCAGGCCGGCGATGAGCTGCGTCCGTGCCTCGTCGGCCGTCAGGCCCGCGAGGGCCTCGAGCCGGCCGCGGGCCTCGCGGTCGGCGGACGCGAGCCGCTCCGCTGCCTCCCGTTCGGCGTCGGCCGCACGACGGGCGACTGAGCGGTCGGTCTCGGCGACCGCGTCCTCCCGCGCACGCACCGCACGTTCGCGGTCGGTCAGGACGTGCTGCTCGGCGGAGAGCTCATCCTCACGCGCAGCGGCCCGTGCCTCGCGCCGCTGCGCGTCGGTGAGGAGCGAGCGTGCCTCGTCCTTGATTGACGCCACGTCGTCGGCAGCCCGCGCACGCTGCGCGTCGGCCTCGCGGCGGGCCACGAGCACCAGGAGCAGCGCGACCAGGCACGCCACGAGCAGGCCCACGATCGTTGCGATGTCGCCGACAGTCACATGCACCTCCCGCGCCAGGCTGTGAAGTGTTCGCGCGAAGCTGCGCCCCCGGTCACGTGCCGTGCCCATTCTGGCGCACCTGCGGTGGTTCGTCCGCCAGGGCGCGCACGTCGAGCTCGCCCGACGGCCGCGTCCTGGTCGTGCACCTCACAGGGAGTCGAGGCCGCTATCGAGGTCGTCCGCCTCGACGCCCTCGGCGGCCAGCTCCTCGCGCACCAGGCGGCTGATGAGCGTGCCGCCGTAGCCACGGCGGCCCAGTGCGGCGAAGATCCGCCGCGTCCGCGTCTGCGCGTCGAGCCCCCGTGTCGCCACGAGCCTGCGGCGCACGAGCGCCCGCGCCGCGCGCTCCTCGTCCTCGTCGTCGACCTCGCCCAGCGCCTCGCCTGCCACCTCGTCGTCGACACCGCGCCTGCGCAGCTCGGCGCCGATCGCGCGTCGGGCCAGACCTCGCTCACCCTGGCGGGTGCGCACGAGCATCCGGGCGTACTCGGCATCGTCCAGCAGCCCGACCTCGGTGAACCGGTCCAGCACGGCGTCCGACACCTCGGAGGGCACGTCCTTGCGCGCCATCGCCGCGGCGAGCTCAGCGCGGCTGCGCGGGGCGCCGGCCAGCATCCGCAGACCGATGGCGCGCGCGATCGACTCGTGATCGGGCTCGCGATCGGTCTCAGCCGAGGGACCAGGTGGCGGCTCCTGCCCGAAGCCGCCACCCGACCTTCCCCCCGCGCGCTTGGCCGGCGAGCTCCCGGTGCGCGACCGCGACTGCCCACCCGGGCGCCCGAAGGTCACGTCGCCGCCGCCACAGCGACCGCGGTGGCGACCACCACGTCGATCACCATGACGCGGCTCGCCCTCGTGCCGTCACCTGGTCGCCGGCTCAGAACTCGACCTTCGCTGCGTCCTCGGCAGGAGCGTCGACCACGGCTCCCACACCGAGCTTCTCCTTGACCCGCTTCTCGATCTCGTTGGCCAGATCCGGGTTGTCGCGCAGGAACCCGCGCGAGTTCTCCTTGCCCTGGCCCAGCTGGTCGCCCTCGTAGGTGAACCAGGAGCCCGACTTGCGGACGATCCCGTGCTCCACGCCCATGTCGATCAGGCTGCCCTCGCGGGAGATGCCGACGCCGTAGAGGATGTCGAACTCGGCCTGCTTGAAGGGCGGGGCCATCTTGTTCTTGACGACCTTCACGCGCGTGCGGTTGCCGACGGCCTCGGTGCCCTCCTTGAGGGTCTCGATGCGCCGGATGTCCAGACGGATCGACGCGTAGAACTTCAGCGCCTTGCCACCCGTCGTCGTCTCCGGGGAACCGAAGAACACACCGATCTTCTCGCGCAGCTGGTTGATGAAGATCGCTGTGGTGCCTGACGAGTTGAGCGCGCCGGTGATCTTGCGCAGCGCCTGCGACATCAGACGGGCCTGCAGACCGACGTGGCTGTCCCCCATCTCGCCCTCGATCTCGGCCTTGGGGACGAGCGCCGCGACGGAGTCGATGACGACGATGTCGATCGCGTTGGACCGGATCAGCATGTCCATGATCTCGAGCGCCTGCTCGCCGGTGTCGGGCTGCGACACGAGCAGGTTGTCGGTGTCGACGCCCAGCTTCTTCGCGTACTCCGGGTCCAGCGCGTGCTCCGCGTCGATGAACGCCGCGATGCCACCGGCACGCTGCGCGTTCGCGACGGCGTGCAGCGCGAGGGTCGTCTTGCCCGAGGACTCCGGGCCGTAGATCTCCACGACCCGGCCGCGCGGGAGCCCGCCGATGCCGAGCGCGATGTCGAGGGCGAGCGAGCCGGTCGGGATCACCGCGACAGGGGAACGACCCTCGTCGCCGAGTCGCATGATCGATCCCTTGCCGAACTGACGGTCGATCTGGCCGAGCGCGGCCTCGAGGGCCTTCGTACGGTCCTGCGGAGCTGCCATGTCACACCTCGTCGTCTCAGGCAGCGGATCGCTGCACGTTCTGGGGCTGGTCTCTGGTTTCGGGTGACGCTATGCCTGACCACCGACATCCGTCTGTGCTCTGTCCACAGGGCTCTGCCGCAGGGCGCTGCCCGTGGGCATGCGCTGATCCGACAGGTGCCTCGGACGTCCGCACCGAGGGCCACATTACCCGAACACGTGTTCGATCGCTGCGACACGCCGAACACCGCCCCCGTACGGTGCGGTCATCCGGCCGAGCCGCGCGCGACCACCTCGACGGCCTCGCCCGGCTCGAGCACCAGGGCCCGGCAGTCGGGGGCGAACCGCTCGAGCGCGACCTCGAACGCCGCTCCCGCCCGGTCCATCCACCCGGGCGGCAGGCGCCGCGACGCGGGGGCGTGGAGCGTCCCCCAGTGCACCGGGACCGCGGCCAGAGCGCCGGAGACGGCGCACGCGTGTGCCGCCTGCACGGGATCCATGTGCCCTCCCGACAGCCGCGGGCCCCAGCCACCCACAGGCACGAGGGCGAGATCGATCGGTCCGTCCGCGAGCTCGTGCAGGTGCGCCATCGCGGGGAACGGTGCCGTGTCTCCTGCGAACCAGATCCGCAGCCCTGGCGCCGCGACGACGAAGCCGTTGGCGGCGTTGGGACGCCGCCGCATCGGGCGGTCGCCGTGCACGGCGTGCGTCAGCCGCACCCGGACGTCGGAGCCCGGCACGGTCCACCACGCGTCTGCGTGCAGACCGACCGCGGCCTCGAACCCGCGCGTGTGCAGCCACCGGACGTTCGCCGGTGCCGACAGGACCGGGATGTGGTCGAGGAGCTCGAGCGAGCCGATCTCGGCGTGGTCGTAGTGCAGGTGCGAGATCAGCACCGCAGCTGCGCCCTGCCACGCCGCGACGTCGGGCGCGCCGCCGCGCCGCCGCAGCAGGCCGGCGTGGCGCTGCAGCAGAGGGTCCGTCAGCAGGCGGACGCCGCCGAGGTCGAGGACGACGCTCGCATGACCGAGCCACCGCACCGCGACGGAGCTCCGACGCGGGGTACTCATGGCCGCAGCCCCAGGGCGGCCGACCAGCGCAGGAGCTGGACGTGGAGCTGCTCCGCCCCGACGAGCATCGCGGTGCCGTCGACGTCGCCGAGCAGGTCGGCGTCGACCACGAGCCCGCTGGGGTGCAGCAGCAGGGCGCGGTTCTGGTCGCCGCCGAGCCCGCCGTGCGAGCCGACCTGTCCCTCGAACGCATGCACGTGACCTCCAGGTGTGATGGCAGAGATGACGAGCAGGTCGCCGGTGTGCTCGAGCCGGCCCGCCCGGGCGAGGTCGGCTCGCGCCTGCGAGCCCCATCCCGCGAGCGGATCCTCGCCCTCCGGTGCGACGTCGAGCTCGAGCAGCACGAGACCGCGCGCGCCGACGGCGACCAGTCCGCGCGACGCCGTGTCCACGACGACTGCTCCGACCCCGGGCCGCGCGGCCAGTCCCGCGACCAGTCCGGGCCACCGCTCCTGGAGGTCCTCGAGCGCGAGCCGGGCGGGGGCGGACGGGAACCACACGAGTCCGAGGTTGCCGGACGCGGTGACGACCACATCAGGAATGCCGACCCGCTCAGGTCGTCCGGCGCGCGACGGGGCGTCCGGACCGAGCAGCACGGTTCCACGCGGCCGTGAGATCGAGAAGGCGGAGGTCAGGAGCGAGTTGAGGGGCCCCCACTCCTCGCCCGCCACGGCCTGCACCCCGTCGACGTCCGGATCGGCCATGAGGGAGCGCACCACCTCGAGCAGGCTGCGGCCCTCGACCTGCTCGAACGTCGCGCCGAGCGACTGCCCGTGGTCCGACAGGACGACCACCTGATAGTCGCGCGCAGCGACCGGCAGGACCTCCTCGAGGACATGCAGCACGCCGTCGAGCCCCTCGAGGGCCCGCAGCGCCTCGGGACGGGTCGGGCCGGCGTGGTGCGCGATCTCGTCGTAGTCGACGAGATCGACGAAGATCATCGGGGTGCCGCGTACGAGGTGCTCGGCAACGAGCGAGGTCGTGAGGTCGCGCATCAGGGCGTTGGTCATGCCGCGCAGCACGACGAACCAGCCGCCGCGCGACACCCGGGGCTCGACCCCCCGCACCCGCTGCAGACGCGCCTGGTAGAGCTCCTTGGCCATCTCCGCGACGCTGCGCGCGACGGCGCGGGTGAAGACGAACGGGCTCGCGAAGAACCGCAGGTAGGCGGGACCGGGGCCGAAGCCGCCGCGCGAACCGTCGGGCGCCCGCACGCTCCGGCTCATGACGAGCAGGTTCGTTGCCGCACCGCCGCTGAACATGGTCGAGATGGCCGCACCGTCCGGCGCGAGCAGACCGTGCTCGGTGGGCAGCGTCGACTCCACGAAGGCTGCGTCGGTCGGGTGGTTCGTCACGACGAGGCGGCCGAGGTCGCGGTCCCACCAGCGGAACGCCGGGATCCCGCTCGAGTCGCCGTGCAGCAGGGCCGCCTGGCTCGACGGCGTCGTCGCGGGGACGCGCGACCACCACGGGTCCAGACGGTGGCTGCCCGACGCCAGCCAGCGCGCGACGGTGGGCGCGAGGCCGGCCTCCACGGCCATGGCGAGGACGGGAGCCGCCACCCCGTCGAGCTGGACGACGAGCAGTCCCGGTGGGCGCCCACCCTCGGCACGCGTCCCCGATGACGCCGCTGCACCCGGCACGGCTGACGCGCCTTCCGGCACGAGCCCCGCACGCCGCGCCCGGGACCGCGCGCGGCGGATCACGTCGCCCAGCACGTACTCCGTGTCGTTGACCCCCCAGAGCCACCGGCCGACCGCCATGACGACCGACGCGATGAGCAGGACGGCGAGGACCGAGACGCCGGAGTCGACGACGATCCCCGGCACGTGCGTCAGCGCGACCCACGCCACGAGGACCTGCGCCGCCAGGCCCGCGACGAGGGCGCCCATGGCACCGGCGGCGCGGGCGAACAGCCGCAGGGGCGCGCGCAGCACGAGGTCCCCGACGGCGACCACCAGGGCGGCGGCCAGGATCGCCGGCGGGTGGCTCGCGCGCGCCCCGTCGACGATCGCGATCCCCGCCCCGAGCCCGAGCGCCGTGGTCGCGAGCGAACCCGCGGCGTCCCACGCGTCGGCGAGGGTCGGCCGCCCGGCGCGCGCCCGACGGACGGTCGGGGCCAGGCTCGCGGGCACGCCTCCAGCCTGCCACGGGTCTATCGGCGGGGTGGTGCCTGCCGGTGGCTCGCGCCGAAACGTCGCGTGTCCGAGACGTCCATCGCATCGCACAGCGCGTGCCAGACGGTGCGCGGCTCCTCACCGTCCTCGAGCGCGGCCGCCGCCGTCCGGCCGTCGAGCGCGGTCAGGACGAGGTCGTTCGTCAGGGCGCGTCCGTGCACCCGGCCGAAGACCTCGTCGACCAGCTGCCAGAACTCGCGTAAGCGCACCCGCACAGCCTGCCATCCGTCGACGACGCGCTCAGCCATCGGCGCCGACCGCGAGCGGCGCGGTGTGGGTGCGGACGGCAACAATGGTCCGGTGGACGACGACGCGGAGGTGCTCGCGCGCTTCTCGGCGCCTACCCGGGACTGGTTCACGGGCGCCTTCGCCGGGCCGACGTCCGCACAGGCGGGCGCCTGGTCCGCGATCGCGTCAGGTGAGCATGCGCTGGTCGTCGCCCCGACCGGCTCGGGCAAGACCCTCGCGGCCTTCCTGTGGGCCATCGACAGCCTCCTGGCGCCCGGACGCGACGGCACGCCGGTCGCGTCCGTCCCCGCGATCGAGCGCTGCAGGGTGCTGTACGTCTCACCGCTCAAGGCCCTGGCGGCCGACGTGGAACGGAACCTGCGCTCTCCGCTCGTCGGGATCCGGCAGGCGGCGACGCGCGCCGGGCTCGAGCTCCCGGACGTGCAGGTGGGCGTGCGCACCGGCGACACCCCCCCGGCCGAGCGTCGAGCGTTTGCGACCCGCCCGCCCGACATCCTCATCACGACCCCCGAGTCGCTCTTCCTGATCCTGACGTCCGCGGCCCGCGCCGGCCTGGCGGGGGTCCGGACGGTCATCCTCGACGAGATCCACGCGGTCGCCGGCACGAAGCGCGGCGCGCACCTGGCCGTCTCGCTCGAACGGCTCGACGCGTTGCTCGACCACCCGGGTGGACCGGGTCCGGCGCAGCGGGTCGGCCTGTCCGCGACCGTCCGACCGGTCGACGCGGTCGCGCGATTCCTCGGTGGCGCACGGTCGACGGTCGACGGCGGGCGGCGTGTCGTCGTCGTGCAGCCCCCGTCGACCAAGCGGATCGAGGTGTCCGTCGTCGTCCCCGTGCCAGATCTCTCCGACCTCGGTGCCACCCCCGGGGTGCGCGGCGGTGGCCCGACCGGCGTCCCCCCGCTCCCACCGGGCGAGGTCGACCTCACCGGTCCGGCAGCGGGCCCCGTCGCACGCCCGTCGATCTGGCCGCACGTCGAGGAGCGCGTCGTCGACCTCGTCGCGGACCACCGCACGACGCTCGTCTTCACGAACTCGCGCCGCGGCGCCGAGCGGCTGACCGCACGGATGAACGAGGTGTGGGCCGAGCGCCGCGGGGAGCTCGTCCCCGACCCCGGCACGCTGCGCCCCGCGCAGTCGCCCGGCGAGTCCGGCACGTCGGTGGGCATCGACACGCGCGACGCGTCGACGATCCTCGCGCGCGCCCACCACGGGTCGATGAGCCGGGCGGAACGCACCCGCACCGAGACCGAGCTCAAGGCGGGGCGACTTCCCGCCGTCGTCGCGACGAGCTCGCTCGAGCTGGGCATCGACATGGGGGCGATCGACCTCGTCGTGCAGGTCGGTACGCCACCGTCGGTCGCGAGCGGTCTTCAGCGCGTCGGCCGCGCTGGTCACCAGGTCGGTGCGGTCTCCCGCGGCATCGTGTTCCCGACGTTCCGCGGCGAGCTCGTCCCCGCCGCCGTCACCGCGGCCCGCATGCGCAGCGGCGAGCTCGAGGAGCTGTCGGTCCTGTCGAACCCGCTCGACGTCCTCGCGCAGCAGGTCGTCGCGATGGTCGCCGTCGAGGACTGGTCGGTCGCCGAGCTCGCGACCCTCGTGCGCCGGTCCGCACCGTTCGCGACGGTCGGCGACGCGACCCTGCGCGCCGTGCTCGACATGCTCGCCGGTCGCTACCCGAGCGAGGAGTTCGCCGAGCTGCGGCCGCGCATCGTCTGGGAGCGCACGCTCGACGTGCTCTCGGCGCGGCCGGGCGCCCTGCGACTCGCGGTCACGAGCGGCGGCACGATCCCCGACCGCGGACTGTACGGCGTGTTCCTGGCCGGCGCGTCGGCCGCGAGCGACGTCGCCGCCGACGACGAGCGCGTCGCGGGGCGCCCGCGCGGCGGCAAGCGCGTGGGCGAGCTCGACGAGGAGATGGTCTACGAGTCGCGCGTCGGTGACACGTTCACGCTGGGGTCGAGCACGTGGCGCATCGAGGAGATCACGTCCGACCGCGTCGTGGTGACACCGGCACCGGGGCTCCCGGGCCGGTTGCCGTTCTGGAAGGGCGACTCCCCGGGCCGTCCCGCCGAGCTGGGCCGGGCGATGGGCGCCTGGGTCCGTGAGCTGCTGGCGCTGCCCGACGACGAGGCCCGCGCGACCGTCGAGCGCGCAGGGCTCGATGCGTGGGCGGCCGACAACCTGCTCGCCTACGTCCACGAGCAGCGCACCGCGACCGGCGAGGTGCCGACCGACGCCACGCTCGTCGTCGAGCGCTTCCGTGACGAGATCGGCGACTGGCGCATCGTCGTCCACTCGCCCTACGGCGCCCGCGTCCACGGTCCGTGGGCACTCGTCGTGGCCGCACGCCTGCGCGAACGGTTCGGGGTCGACGTCGCGGCCATGCACGCCGACGACGGCATCGTGCTGCGCCTCCCGGACCTGATGGCCACGGACGCCGCGGCAGGCGGTGACGCCGGAGCCCGATGGTCCGACGACGGGCCGGCCATCGAGGCCGCGGACCTGCTCATCGACGCGGACGACGTGGCTGACGCGGTCCGCGCCGAGCTCGGTGGCTCGGCGATGTTCGGGGCCCGCTTCCGGGAGGCGGCGGCCCGCGCGCTGCTGCTGCCGCGCCGCCGCCCGGACAAGCGACAGCCGCTGTGGCAGCAGCGCCAGAGGTCGGCACAGCTCCTGAGCGTCGCCGCGCAGTACCACGACTTCCCGATCCTTCTCGAGGCCGTCCGCGAGTGCCTCCAGGACGACTTCGACATCGCCGCACTGACCACCCTGATGCGTGACGTCGCCGCCCGCCGCGTGCGCGTCGTCGAGGTCACCACACCCACACCCTCGCCGTACGCGCAGTCGCTCCTGTTCGGGTACACCGCCCAGTTCCTGTACGACGGCGACGCCCCGCTCGCCGAGCGTCGCGCCGCCGCGCTCACTCTCGACCCGACGCTCCTCGCCGAGCTGCTCGGCAGCGGGCAGTCCCAGCTCGCCGACCTGCTCGACCCCGTCGCTGTCGTGCGGACCGAGGCGGAGATCGGCGGGTTCGCCCCGGACCGGCAGGCGCGCTCGCTCGAGCAGGTCGCGGACGTCGTGCGACGTCACGGTCCCCTGCCCGTCGCCGAGATCGAGCGCCGAACCCGCGAGGACGTGCGCCCACAGGTGGCGGGATGGCTCAGCGAGCTCGAGGACGCTCGACGCCTCATCCCCGTCCGCCTCGCCGGCGTCCAGGCGGCGTCGACGGAGCAGTGGGCGGCCGTCGAGGACGCCGGACGCCTCCGGGACGCCCTCGGCGTCGCACTCCCCGTGGGCGTCCCCGAGGTCTTCACCGACGTGCTGCCCGATCCGCTCGGGGACCTCGTGCGCCGGCACGCCCGCACGCACGGACCGTTCCCCGCGGCAGACGTCGCTGTGCGCTTCGGACTGGGGGTCGCGGTCGTGACCGACGTGCTGCGCCGCCTCGAGCAGTCCGGCGCCCTCGTCCAGGGACGGCTGCGGCCCGACGTGCTGGGCGGGGTCGGCGACGAGTTCTGCGACGCCGACGTCCTGCGGACGCTGCGCCGACGGTCGCTGGCAGCGCTCCGCTCCGAGGTCGAGCCGGTCGACCCCCGCGTGCTCGGGGTCTTCCTGCCGCGCTGGCAAGGCATCGATCCCGCACCGGTCACGGCAGGGGCCTCCCACAGGTCCGGCATGCTCCACGGCCTGGACGGCCTGGCTCGCGCGGTCGAGCAGCTCGCTGGTGCCGTCGTGCCCGCCTCCGCACTCGAGACCCTCGTCCTGCCCGCGCGGGTCGCGGACTACTCCCCCGCGCTGCTCGACGAGCTCACCGCGGCGGGCGAGGTGCTGTGGGCGGGCCACGGCGCGCTGGCGGGCAACGACGGGCTCGTGAGCCTCCACCCGGCCGCGGTCGCCGACCTGACCCTTCCGGCCGTCGACCCGGTCGAGCCGGGAGGCCCAGCGGACTCTCCCCTGCACCGCGCGGTCCTCGACGCGCTCGACGCTGGCGGCGCCTACTTCCTCGGCGGTCTCGTGGGACGCGTCGGGCAGCTCCTGGCCGGTCCCGACGACGACCCGGCCGAACCCCACCGGACCGCGACGCAGGCCGAGGTGACGGCCGCTCTGTGGGACCTGGTGTGGGCCGGTCTCGTGACGAACGACGGACTGGCGCCGCTGCGCGCCCGACTCGGTGCCGGACGGACGGCGCACCGGACACCTCCGGCACCCGGGCGCAGCCACTCGCTCGCGCGCGGCTCCCGCCTCGGTCTGCGCGGCGGCCTCGCGCGTCCGGACCGGCTGATGTCCACCGCCGTCGGCCAGGAGTCGGGCGGGCGCTGGTCGCTGCTGCCTGCGCGCGAACCGGACCCGACGCTGCGCGCGCACGCCCTCGCGGCCCAGCTCCTCGACCGCCACGGCGTGCTGACGCGGGCCGTGGCGCCGGCGGAGGGCATCGCGGGCCAGTTCGGTCCCGTCTACCGGGTCCTGGCGGCCCTCGAGCAGGCGGGCCAGGTGCGCCGCGGCTACTTCGTCGAGCATCTGGGCGGTTCCCAGTTCGCCCTTCCGGGGGCCGTCGACCGCCTGCGTGCGGACGCCCGCAGCGTCGAACGCGCAGTGGCGCGGTCCACCGACCCGGGAGGAGGCCCCCGGGGGGACGGGGCCATCGAGCCGTCCTTCGTCATCGCCCTCGCGGCGACGGACCCCGCCAACCCCTACGGCGCCGCCCTCGCGTGGCCGGCGCCGAGCAGCGCACCCGCCGCGGAGGCGTCGGCCGGTCA
This Cellulomonas sp. WB94 DNA region includes the following protein-coding sequences:
- a CDS encoding amino acid ABC transporter permease, translating into MNVIADNLPTFLAGFRTTLQLTVVAGAIAMTWGTVLAGLRVAPLRSLRAFATTYVELLRNTPLTLVFFFMVLIAPQFGVIAPLGFWTAVICLSAYTSAFVCEAIRSGINSVGVGQAEAARAVGLTFAQTLSQVVLPQAVRSVIPPLINVLVALTKNTSVAAGFAVVELTGTGRRLSLANPGDSLWVLVGVAAFYLLITVPSGIAAGVVERKVAFSR
- a CDS encoding ABC transporter permease subunit (The N-terminal region of this protein, as described by TIGR01726, is a three transmembrane segment that identifies a subfamily of ABC transporter permease subunits, which specificities that include histidine, arginine, glutamine, glutamate, L-cystine (sic), the opines (in Agrobacterium) octopine and nopaline, etc.), producing MSSILYDSPGPVSRRRELIGSIVGGAVLLALVGAGLWFAAGRGVFSSSRWDVLYAPPKRQTASDVWRSLLVVGLGATLRAAVVAAPLALALGLLLAVWRSARTRWLRFPAVVTIELFRGLPVLLMMFFGLLGFGWSAFAAVVFGLTAYNMAIIAEILRAGLAALPAGQTEAAYAVGLTRFQTLFSILLPQAVRTMLPSLIAQLVVLLKDSSLGFIVGYPELLKAVQNNAQYFGNAYYVALFVVGAGTYLAVNISLSRVALRLQGTTGRTSAPPPQVPGGPLLPAAATRALPGHP
- the rny gene encoding ribonuclease Y, which encodes MTVGDIATIVGLLVACLVALLLVLVARREADAQRARAADDVASIKDEARSLLTDAQRREARAAAREDELSAEQHVLTDRERAVRAREDAVAETDRSVARRAADAEREAAERLASADREARGRLEALAGLTADEARTQLIAGLVADAVNAGAAQVRRAEVQARRTADARAKRIVVTAVQRTVVATSSQSAVTILPLPSDEMKGRIIGKEGRNIRLFEALTGVNVLIDDTPDAVVLSCFDPERREIAQSALEALMADGRIHPQRIEAAYADAVAGADDRTDAAGHDAAERAGVTNLHPELVRTIGRLRLRTSYGQNVLEHLVESALLAAAMAAEVGADIDVARRGAFLHDIGKAMSADVPGTHALVGGELARRFGESAVVVNAIASHHDEVPPDTVEAVLVQAADAASAARPGARREELDQYVERMDKLEQLVAAHPGVRRALAMSAGREVRVVVEPTEVDDFALPQLAVAIAKHIEADLTYPGEIKVTVVRELRASATAG
- a CDS encoding regulatory protein RecX codes for the protein MTFGRPGGQSRSRTGSSPAKRAGGRSGGGFGQEPPPGPSAETDREPDHESIARAIGLRMLAGAPRSRAELAAAMARKDVPSEVSDAVLDRFTEVGLLDDAEYARMLVRTRQGERGLARRAIGAELRRRGVDDEVAGEALGEVDDEDEERAARALVRRRLVATRGLDAQTRTRRIFAALGRRGYGGTLISRLVREELAAEGVEADDLDSGLDSL
- the recA gene encoding recombinase RecA, translated to MAAPQDRTKALEAALGQIDRQFGKGSIMRLGDEGRSPVAVIPTGSLALDIALGIGGLPRGRVVEIYGPESSGKTTLALHAVANAQRAGGIAAFIDAEHALDPEYAKKLGVDTDNLLVSQPDTGEQALEIMDMLIRSNAIDIVVIDSVAALVPKAEIEGEMGDSHVGLQARLMSQALRKITGALNSSGTTAIFINQLREKIGVFFGSPETTTGGKALKFYASIRLDIRRIETLKEGTEAVGNRTRVKVVKNKMAPPFKQAEFDILYGVGISREGSLIDMGVEHGIVRKSGSWFTYEGDQLGQGKENSRGFLRDNPDLANEIEKRVKEKLGVGAVVDAPAEDAAKVEF
- a CDS encoding MBL fold metallo-hydrolase; protein product: MSTPRRSSVAVRWLGHASVVLDLGGVRLLTDPLLQRHAGLLRRRGGAPDVAAWQGAAAVLISHLHYDHAEIGSLELLDHIPVLSAPANVRWLHTRGFEAAVGLHADAWWTVPGSDVRVRLTHAVHGDRPMRRRPNAANGFVVAAPGLRIWFAGDTAPFPAMAHLHELADGPIDLALVPVGGWGPRLSGGHMDPVQAAHACAVSGALAAVPVHWGTLHAPASRRLPPGWMDRAGAAFEVALERFAPDCRALVLEPGEAVEVVARGSAG